In one window of Janthinobacterium sp. 1_2014MBL_MicDiv DNA:
- a CDS encoding ribonucleotide-diphosphate reductase subunit beta, which translates to MSLSWDDETTSAAAPRPAQQAPLGNTELNLPAGAEPSEANAEQVARRVNADDKRIINGKTDVNQLVPFKYKWAWDKYLAGCANHWMPQEVNMQRDIELWKNPNGLTDDERRLVKRNLGFFVTADSLAANNIVLGTYRHITAPECRQYLLRQAFEEAIHTHAYQYIVESLGLDEGEIFNAYNEVKSIRDKDEFLIPFINTLTDPAFVTGTVENDQKLLKSLIVFACLMEGLFFYVGFTQILALGRQNKMMGAAEQYQYILRDESMHCNFGIDLINTIKMENPQLWTAAFREEIKDLFMKAVELEYAYAEDTMPRGVLGLNAPMFKGYLRFIANRRAQQIGIEPLFAQEENPFPWMSEMIDMKKERNFFETRVTEYQTGGALNWE; encoded by the coding sequence ATGTCGTTGTCTTGGGATGATGAAACCACGTCGGCAGCTGCGCCGCGTCCGGCGCAGCAAGCGCCACTGGGAAATACCGAATTGAACCTGCCAGCGGGCGCCGAGCCGTCCGAAGCGAACGCCGAGCAAGTGGCGCGCCGCGTGAATGCCGATGACAAGCGTATCATCAACGGCAAGACGGACGTCAACCAGCTGGTGCCGTTCAAGTACAAGTGGGCGTGGGACAAATACCTGGCCGGTTGCGCCAACCACTGGATGCCGCAGGAAGTGAACATGCAGCGCGATATCGAGCTGTGGAAGAACCCGAACGGCCTGACGGACGACGAGCGCCGCCTGGTCAAGCGCAACCTGGGCTTCTTCGTGACCGCCGACTCGCTGGCCGCCAACAACATCGTGCTGGGCACCTACCGCCACATCACGGCGCCGGAATGCCGCCAGTACCTGCTGCGCCAGGCGTTCGAGGAAGCGATCCACACGCACGCCTACCAGTACATCGTCGAATCCCTGGGCCTGGACGAAGGCGAGATCTTCAACGCCTACAACGAAGTCAAGTCGATCCGCGACAAGGATGAATTCCTGATCCCGTTCATCAACACCCTGACCGACCCTGCGTTTGTCACCGGCACGGTGGAAAACGACCAGAAGCTGCTGAAGTCCCTGATCGTCTTCGCCTGCCTGATGGAAGGCCTGTTCTTCTACGTCGGCTTCACGCAGATCCTGGCGCTGGGCCGCCAGAACAAGATGATGGGCGCGGCCGAGCAGTACCAGTACATCCTGCGCGACGAATCGATGCACTGCAACTTCGGCATCGACTTGATCAACACGATCAAGATGGAAAACCCGCAGCTGTGGACAGCCGCCTTCCGCGAAGAGATCAAGGACCTGTTCATGAAAGCCGTGGAACTGGAATATGCGTACGCGGAAGACACCATGCCACGCGGCGTGCTGGGTCTGAACGCGCCGATGTTCAAGGGTTACCTGCGCTTCATCGCCAACCGCCGCGCGCAGCAGATCGGCATCGAGCCGCTGTTCGCGCAAGAGGAAAATCCATTCCCATGGATGAGCGAGATGATCGACATGAAGAAGGAACGCAACTTCTTCGAGACGCGCGTGACCGAGTACCAGACCGGCGGTGCGCTGAACTGGGAATAA
- a CDS encoding carbohydrate kinase family protein: MTKTSLICGSLATDTIMQFPGRFGESLLADQLHKVNVSFLVPTMRTEFGGCSGNIAYSLKMLGGEPRIVGVMGQDSAAYLERLQKLGISTANILIKADSYNAQCFVTADADNNQINAFHPGAMSFAHENPIANAGPAKVAIISPDGDLGMLKHAADLAELGIPFMFDPGQQLPRFNGEQLIDFINKATYVSANDYEMEMLMERTGLTLPEIASRLEALIVTRGEKGSEIYTDGKRIDIPVVAAKEVLDPTGCGDAYRAGLLFGITNDLGWETSGRLASLLGAIKIATQGAQNHVFTPASIADQFEAAFGYRY; this comes from the coding sequence ATGACTAAAACATCGTTGATCTGCGGCTCGCTTGCCACCGACACCATCATGCAATTCCCCGGCCGCTTCGGCGAATCGCTGCTGGCCGACCAGCTGCACAAGGTAAACGTGTCCTTCCTCGTGCCCACCATGCGCACCGAGTTTGGCGGCTGCTCGGGCAATATCGCCTACAGCCTGAAAATGCTGGGCGGCGAGCCGCGCATCGTCGGCGTCATGGGCCAGGACAGCGCCGCCTACCTGGAACGCCTGCAAAAGCTGGGCATTTCCACCGCCAACATCCTGATCAAGGCCGACAGCTACAACGCGCAGTGCTTCGTCACCGCCGATGCGGACAATAACCAGATCAACGCCTTCCATCCGGGCGCCATGTCGTTCGCGCATGAAAACCCGATCGCCAATGCGGGCCCGGCCAAGGTCGCCATCATTTCGCCGGACGGCGACCTTGGCATGCTCAAGCACGCCGCCGACCTGGCCGAGCTGGGCATCCCTTTCATGTTTGATCCAGGTCAGCAGTTGCCGCGTTTTAACGGCGAGCAGTTGATCGACTTCATCAACAAAGCCACGTATGTGTCGGCCAACGACTATGAAATGGAAATGTTGATGGAACGCACAGGTCTGACCCTGCCGGAAATCGCCAGCCGCCTGGAAGCGCTGATCGTCACGCGCGGCGAAAAGGGTTCGGAAATCTATACGGACGGCAAGCGCATCGACATCCCTGTCGTTGCCGCCAAGGAAGTGCTGGATCCCACCGGCTGCGGCGATGCCTACCGCGCCGGCTTGCTGTTCGGCATCACCAACGACCTGGGCTGGGAAACCAGCGGCCGCCTGGCCAGCCTGCTGGGCGCCATCAAGATCGCCACCCAGGGCGCGCAAAACCACGTGTTTACGCCAGCCAGCATCGCCGACCAGTTCGAAGCGGCGTTCGGCTACCGCTATTAA
- a CDS encoding YggT family protein, giving the protein MLIVILTLIVDTIATLLGGVLLLRFWMQAVRVRPPSSVAQFTFQLSDWLVRPLRRVVPGVGGYDWASLIGAFLIVLLASTVLFISGYPVEAVLLKSLQRFLQWILYGFMALLIIEAIFSWVNPHAPLAPFVRALNEPLLRPIRKVVPLVGSLDLSLLVALILLQIAQVLVGMIFVVR; this is encoded by the coding sequence GTGCTGATCGTTATCCTTACATTGATCGTTGATACCATTGCCACTCTGCTGGGCGGGGTCTTGCTGCTGCGCTTCTGGATGCAGGCGGTACGCGTGCGGCCGCCGTCGTCCGTGGCGCAATTCACCTTTCAATTGTCCGACTGGCTGGTGCGTCCCCTGCGCCGCGTGGTGCCGGGCGTGGGCGGATATGACTGGGCCAGCCTGATCGGCGCCTTCCTGATTGTGTTGCTGGCCAGTACGGTCCTGTTTATTTCCGGTTACCCGGTCGAAGCGGTGCTGCTCAAATCGCTGCAACGCTTCCTGCAATGGATACTCTACGGTTTCATGGCCTTGCTGATCATCGAAGCCATCTTCAGCTGGGTCAACCCGCATGCGCCGCTGGCGCCCTTCGTACGGGCCCTGAACGAGCCGCTGCTGCGTCCGATCCGCAAGGTGGTGCCGCTGGTCGGCAGCCTGGACCTGTCGCTGTTGGTGGCCCTGATTCTGCTGCAGATCGCGCAAGTGCTGGTGGGGATGATTTTTGTGGTGCGATGA
- the prmA gene encoding 50S ribosomal protein L11 methyltransferase, protein MSWTEIVIEIARDNAEAMSDALMEAGALSVSVEDADEGTDAEQPLFGEPGMEPKEAAWERSRVVALTDVDADQAAIVAAAAQAVGMADVPAFTVRPVEEQDWVRLTQSQFAPIHIGKNIWVVPSWHEAPDPDGLILELDPGLAFGTGSHPTTRLCMEWLEAHPAPGKTVLDYGCGSGILAMVAKKLGAQTVAGVDIDPQAIESARDNAERNQCEIEYFLPDTFATSAHATAKFDIVVANILSSPLKLMAPMLSGRVADGGALILSGVLARQAEEVAAAYAPFIELGVWAEQDGWVALHGRLGATQAPAPRAEGA, encoded by the coding sequence ATGAGCTGGACTGAAATCGTCATCGAAATCGCCCGCGACAACGCCGAAGCCATGTCCGACGCGTTGATGGAAGCGGGCGCGCTGTCGGTGTCGGTGGAAGACGCCGACGAAGGCACGGATGCCGAACAGCCTTTGTTTGGCGAACCCGGCATGGAACCGAAGGAAGCGGCGTGGGAACGCAGCCGCGTGGTGGCGCTGACGGACGTCGACGCCGACCAGGCCGCCATCGTGGCCGCCGCCGCCCAGGCGGTCGGCATGGCGGACGTGCCCGCCTTTACCGTGCGCCCCGTGGAAGAGCAGGACTGGGTGCGTTTGACCCAGTCGCAGTTCGCGCCGATTCACATCGGCAAGAACATCTGGGTCGTGCCCAGCTGGCACGAGGCACCGGATCCTGACGGCCTGATCCTGGAACTGGATCCGGGCCTGGCCTTCGGCACGGGCAGCCATCCGACCACGCGCCTGTGCATGGAATGGCTGGAAGCGCACCCTGCGCCCGGCAAGACCGTGCTCGACTATGGTTGCGGCTCCGGCATCCTGGCCATGGTGGCCAAGAAACTGGGCGCGCAAACGGTGGCCGGCGTGGATATCGACCCGCAGGCGATCGAATCGGCGCGCGACAATGCCGAACGCAACCAGTGCGAGATCGAATATTTCTTGCCAGACACGTTTGCCACCTCGGCACACGCCACGGCCAAGTTTGACATCGTTGTCGCGAATATCCTGTCGAGCCCATTGAAGCTGATGGCGCCGATGCTGTCGGGCCGCGTCGCCGACGGCGGCGCCCTGATCCTGTCCGGCGTGCTGGCACGCCAGGCGGAAGAAGTAGCCGCTGCCTACGCTCCGTTCATCGAGCTGGGCGTGTGGGCCGAGCAAGACGGCTGGGTGGCGCTGCATGGCCGCCTGGGTGCAACACAAGCCCCTGCGCCCCGCGCGGAAGGTGCATAA
- the accC gene encoding acetyl-CoA carboxylase biotin carboxylase subunit yields MFEKILIANRGEIALRIQRACREMGIKTVVVHSEADKDAKYVKLADESVCIGPAQSALSYLNMPAIISAAEVTDAQAIHPGYGFLSENADFAERVEKSGFVFIGPRSESIRLMGDKVSAKQTMIKAGVPCVPGSEGALPDDPKAIVQIARKIGYPVIIKAAGGGGGRGMRVVHTEAALINAVAMTKTEAGTAFGNPEVYMEKYLENPRHVEIQILADEHKNAVWLGERDCSMQRRHQKVIEEAPAPGIPRKLIEKIGDRCAEACRKIGYRGAGTFEFLYENGEFYFIEMNTRVQVEHPVTEMITGIDIVQEQIRIAAGEKLRFRQRDVMLSGHAIECRINAEDPFKFTPSPGKIVSWHAPGGPGIRVDSHAYAGYYVPPHYDSMIGKVIAYGATREQAIRRMQIALSEMVVEGINTNIALHRELMIDARFIEGGTNIHYLEQKLADMPDLGKNLHGGSPSIAKKSEIKADA; encoded by the coding sequence ATGTTTGAAAAAATCCTGATTGCCAACCGTGGTGAAATTGCCCTCCGTATTCAGCGCGCCTGCCGCGAAATGGGCATCAAAACGGTTGTAGTCCACTCCGAAGCCGACAAGGACGCGAAATACGTCAAGCTGGCCGACGAATCCGTTTGTATCGGGCCGGCCCAGTCCGCCCTGAGCTACCTGAACATGCCCGCCATCATCAGCGCCGCTGAAGTGACGGATGCACAAGCGATTCACCCAGGCTATGGCTTCCTGTCGGAAAACGCCGACTTTGCCGAACGCGTCGAGAAATCGGGCTTCGTCTTCATCGGCCCCCGCTCCGAATCGATCCGTTTGATGGGCGACAAAGTGTCGGCCAAGCAAACCATGATCAAGGCTGGCGTACCGTGCGTACCCGGCTCGGAAGGCGCGTTGCCGGACGATCCGAAAGCGATCGTGCAAATTGCCCGCAAGATCGGCTACCCGGTCATCATCAAGGCCGCCGGTGGCGGTGGCGGACGCGGCATGCGCGTGGTACACACGGAAGCGGCCCTGATCAACGCCGTGGCGATGACCAAGACGGAAGCCGGCACGGCTTTCGGCAACCCTGAAGTGTATATGGAGAAGTACCTGGAAAATCCGCGCCACGTGGAAATCCAGATCCTCGCCGACGAACACAAAAACGCCGTCTGGCTGGGCGAGCGCGACTGCTCCATGCAGCGCCGCCACCAGAAAGTGATCGAAGAAGCGCCGGCGCCGGGCATCCCGCGCAAGCTGATCGAAAAAATCGGCGACCGTTGCGCCGAAGCCTGCCGCAAGATCGGCTACCGCGGCGCCGGCACGTTTGAGTTCCTGTACGAAAACGGCGAGTTCTATTTCATTGAAATGAATACCCGCGTGCAAGTCGAACATCCGGTCACCGAAATGATCACCGGCATCGACATCGTGCAAGAACAGATCCGCATCGCCGCCGGCGAAAAACTGCGTTTCCGCCAGCGCGACGTCATGCTGTCGGGCCACGCCATCGAGTGCCGCATCAATGCGGAAGATCCGTTCAAGTTCACGCCATCGCCAGGCAAGATCGTCTCGTGGCATGCACCGGGCGGTCCCGGCATCCGCGTCGATTCGCACGCCTACGCCGGCTATTACGTGCCGCCGCACTACGACTCGATGATCGGCAAAGTGATCGCTTACGGCGCTACGCGCGAGCAAGCGATTCGCCGCATGCAGATCGCCCTGTCCGAAATGGTGGTCGAAGGCATCAATACGAACATCGCCCTGCATCGCGAGCTGATGATCGACGCCCGCTTCATCGAAGGCGGCACCAACATTCACTATCTGGAACAGAAGCTGGCCGACATGCCGGACCTGGGCAAGAACCTGCATGGCGGCAGCCCCAGCATCGCCAAGAAATCCGAAATCAAGGCGGACGCATGA
- a CDS encoding DUF3426 domain-containing protein, whose protein sequence is MALATKCPHCNTIFRVAADQLKLRGGIVRCGTCREVFDGNAALVDPAAASPFLTSHPATATPPLSGAAPLADSLPSATDDEPIYSLDFDTSFDPFGILPETAQLKDDEDDTEHIELDLDVDLPADVPAAAPADIAVAAPAELPEPPLPRPMAPFKRRQVDEAPAFATYLRDSRREPNLDGSAPASGPDVEKISLDKPVPAAVPPAAPAGARQEPTLAAQPFTPPPDEVPAPEHAGTAEAEEETEAAPAPADDEPAFVIQGRRREQSGKALRVAMALGSLALLLILVLQVMTTFRNPLAAQFPQWKPTLAALCSLSGCQVDLPAQIEALAIEQGELQTLKEQTFSYVSLLRNHSRSVQAWPSIELTLNDANDKPVLRRVIAPRDYLPANIDVAKGLAPRSEQTIKVYFALDQLTASGYHIAIFYP, encoded by the coding sequence ATGGCCCTCGCCACCAAATGCCCCCATTGCAACACGATATTTCGGGTCGCTGCTGACCAGTTGAAGTTACGTGGGGGCATCGTGCGCTGTGGCACGTGCAGGGAAGTCTTTGACGGCAATGCCGCGCTGGTCGATCCAGCCGCGGCATCGCCGTTTTTAACATCGCATCCCGCCACTGCCACTCCGCCGCTGTCCGGCGCTGCCCCGCTGGCAGACAGCCTGCCGTCCGCCACGGACGACGAACCCATCTATTCCCTCGATTTCGACACCTCGTTCGACCCGTTCGGCATCCTGCCGGAAACGGCACAGCTCAAGGATGACGAAGACGATACCGAGCATATCGAGCTGGACCTCGACGTGGACCTGCCGGCCGACGTGCCTGCCGCCGCGCCTGCCGACATCGCTGTAGCAGCACCGGCAGAGCTGCCCGAACCGCCCTTGCCCCGGCCGATGGCGCCGTTCAAGCGCCGCCAGGTCGATGAGGCGCCCGCCTTTGCCACGTATTTGCGCGACAGCCGCCGCGAACCGAACCTCGACGGCAGTGCGCCCGCCAGTGGGCCGGACGTGGAAAAAATCAGCCTCGACAAGCCCGTGCCGGCCGCCGTGCCGCCCGCCGCTCCCGCCGGCGCGCGCCAGGAGCCCACGCTGGCCGCACAGCCGTTCACGCCGCCGCCCGACGAAGTGCCGGCGCCAGAGCACGCCGGCACCGCCGAGGCAGAGGAAGAAACCGAGGCTGCGCCAGCGCCGGCGGACGACGAGCCGGCCTTTGTCATCCAGGGCCGGCGCCGCGAACAAAGCGGCAAGGCCTTGCGCGTGGCCATGGCCCTTGGCTCGCTGGCGCTGCTGCTCATATTGGTGCTGCAAGTGATGACCACATTCCGCAATCCGCTGGCGGCACAATTTCCGCAGTGGAAGCCAACCCTGGCCGCGCTCTGCTCGCTGAGCGGCTGCCAGGTGGACTTGCCGGCGCAGATCGAGGCGCTGGCCATCGAACAGGGCGAGCTGCAGACCCTGAAGGAACAGACCTTTTCCTATGTTTCCCTGCTGCGCAACCACAGCCGCAGCGTGCAGGCGTGGCCCAGCATCGAACTGACCCTCAATGACGCCAACGACAAGCCCGTGTTGCGCCGCGTCATCGCGCCGCGCGACTACCTGCCGGCGAATATCGACGTGGCCAAGGGCCTGGCGCCGCGCTCGGAACAAACCATCAAAGTGTATTTCGCATTAGACCAGCTCACGGCGTCTGGCTACCATATCGCCATCTTTTACCCTTAA